The Brachyspira sp. SAP_772 genome contains the following window.
TACTTATAATATTTATTTTAGTCATATCTTGCAGAAGGGCTGTAACGCGTCCTACTCTAGATTCCTTGGGAAGTACTCCTCCAGAAGAACCAGATTCTCCTATTATTGATGAAAAACCAGAACAGCCAGACCCAACTCCAGAACCAAAACCTGAATCTGAGTTTATTATAGTAGCTACTGATACTGAAGATATAATACAAAGTAAGATTCAAAAATATTATGAAAAAAATCAGAAATATCTAGCTTTTGTTGAAGGTACTGAAGCAGACATAAAACAAAATAATACMATATCAAAAATTAATTCTGTTATAAATAAAAATGCTTATACTGAAGGAATATCATTAGATTTAAGCTACACTACAATGACAGAAATAGCTGACATCCTGTAACTCTAATGAAGCCGAATGATAATTCTAAACCAAATATATGGGAAGATTATTATAATATAATAATAAAATATGAACCATCATTCAAAGAATTTGAGTATATTGATAGATTTTCATTTTATGAGAAAGCTAAAAATGCTTATGCTTGCATTGCAACTGGTGAAACATCTATATACGCATGCTTAATCATAACAAAAGGAGTGATT
Protein-coding sequences here:
- a CDS encoding RbsD/FucU domain-containing protein; translated protein: MKPNDNSKPNIWEDYYNIIIKYEPSFKEFEYIDRFSFYEKAKNAYACIATGETSIYACLIITKGVIIK